The following are encoded in a window of Pseudalgibacter alginicilyticus genomic DNA:
- the mrdA gene encoding penicillin-binding protein 2, whose translation MRHFLLLLTIIFVGLTFIARLFYLQVYKDNSQSLFEDNAIRKVFDYPKRGFVYDRNGKLLVSNQPSYDVMVIPREVKPFDTLEFCALLKMDKERLLKAIQKARNYSPRLPSVLVPHMSKGDYAVLQEKMRKFEGFYIQKRSLRHYETTIGANVLGDIGEVNNAVIQREPYYKMGDLIGKQGVEASYENILRGVKGIKFIQKDRFNRDIGPYKDGVFDTIPEQGKDITITIDAKLQEYGELLMQNKRGGIIAIEPSSGEILTMVSAPSYNPNLLVGRERSKNFTKLYNDTIAKPLFDRGLKAQYPPGSPFKVINALIGLQEGIVSENERFICRMGYYLGNRRLTGCHHHASPVDMNAGIAQSCNAYFANVYRRIIDKYKDPSEGMDVWSNHVKSFGLGNYLGYDLKIGNKGRVPDGDFYDRWYGKNRWVSTYNISNSIGQGEVEATPIQLANMVAAIGNRGYFYTPHIIKKIENDTIPSKYTTAKHTTIDKQHFEPIVQGMFDVYNKGTAASLQVKGIEICGKTGTAENFMKIDSVTTQLTDHSIFVAFAPKDNPKIALAVFVENGYWGSRFAGKIASLIIEKYLKGHITRTDLEDWILRHSLEDEYLKPYSGESFKINGETYPTVVEDAEYRLLKEHLQAISNSNN comes from the coding sequence ATGAGACATTTTTTACTTCTATTAACAATTATTTTTGTTGGACTTACTTTTATAGCAAGGTTGTTTTATCTACAAGTATATAAAGATAATAGCCAGAGTTTATTTGAAGATAACGCTATTAGAAAAGTATTTGATTACCCTAAAAGAGGTTTTGTATATGACAGGAATGGTAAACTTTTGGTGTCCAACCAGCCATCTTATGATGTTATGGTCATTCCAAGAGAGGTAAAACCTTTTGATACGTTAGAGTTTTGTGCCTTATTAAAAATGGATAAAGAAAGACTATTAAAAGCCATTCAAAAAGCACGAAATTATTCTCCCAGGTTACCATCTGTTTTAGTCCCCCATATGTCTAAAGGAGACTATGCCGTACTGCAAGAAAAAATGCGGAAATTTGAGGGTTTTTATATTCAAAAACGTTCCTTAAGGCATTATGAAACCACTATTGGGGCTAATGTTTTGGGTGATATTGGTGAAGTAAATAATGCTGTTATACAAAGAGAACCTTATTATAAAATGGGGGATCTTATTGGTAAGCAAGGGGTTGAGGCTTCTTATGAAAATATACTTCGAGGTGTTAAAGGTATTAAGTTTATTCAAAAAGATCGTTTTAATAGAGATATTGGTCCTTATAAAGATGGGGTGTTTGATACCATCCCAGAACAAGGAAAAGATATTACAATAACTATAGACGCTAAATTGCAGGAATATGGAGAATTGCTTATGCAAAATAAACGTGGTGGTATTATTGCTATTGAGCCTAGTAGTGGTGAAATACTAACTATGGTGTCTGCACCATCCTACAACCCTAATTTATTAGTAGGTAGAGAGCGATCTAAAAATTTCACAAAACTATATAATGATACCATTGCAAAACCACTATTTGACAGAGGTCTGAAAGCACAATATCCCCCTGGTTCACCGTTTAAAGTAATAAATGCACTAATTGGTTTGCAAGAAGGTATTGTATCTGAAAATGAGCGATTTATTTGTAGAATGGGCTATTATTTAGGTAATAGAAGATTAACGGGGTGTCACCATCATGCAAGCCCTGTGGATATGAATGCGGGTATAGCGCAGTCATGTAACGCCTATTTTGCAAATGTGTATCGCCGTATTATTGATAAATATAAAGACCCTTCAGAAGGAATGGATGTTTGGAGTAATCATGTAAAGAGTTTTGGGTTAGGAAATTATTTAGGCTATGATTTAAAAATAGGTAATAAAGGTCGCGTTCCAGATGGTGATTTTTATGATAGATGGTATGGTAAAAACAGATGGGTGTCCACCTATAATATTTCAAATTCAATTGGTCAGGGGGAGGTGGAAGCAACACCTATTCAATTGGCAAATATGGTAGCTGCTATTGGAAACAGAGGGTACTTTTATACACCACATATTATAAAAAAAATAGAGAATGATACTATTCCTAGTAAGTATACAACAGCTAAGCATACTACAATAGATAAGCAGCATTTTGAACCCATTGTGCAAGGTATGTTTGATGTTTATAATAAAGGAACAGCAGCATCCCTTCAAGTGAAAGGAATTGAAATCTGTGGGAAAACAGGTACTGCTGAAAATTTTATGAAAATAGATAGTGTAACAACCCAATTAACAGATCACTCTATTTTTGTAGCGTTTGCGCCTAAAGATAATCCAAAAATAGCCTTGGCTGTATTTGTGGAAAACGGGTATTGGGGAAGCCGGTTTGCAGGAAAAATAGCCAGTTTAATTATTGAAAAATATTTAAAAGGACATATCACTAGAACCGATTTGGAGGATTGGATTTTAAGACATAGTTTAGAAGACGAATATTTAAAACCGTATTCAGGAGAATCCTTTAAAATTAATGGAGAAACATACCCAACTGTTGTAGAGGATGCAGAGTACAGGTTGCTTAAAGAACATTTGCAGGCTATTTCAAATTCAAATAATTAA
- the mreD gene encoding rod shape-determining protein MreD, whose translation MNSVIATNSMRFIVLVFVQALVCNHINFLGDINPYIYILFIVLFPVKNNRLLFVFLGFLLGLSVDMFLDTGGIHAAASVTLAYARPLLLKFSFGTVYEYQSIKFDMVDFGSKLTYIVLITLLHHLILFSLEIFSISKILLILQKTLFSSIFTILLCVLLTIIFSRKTK comes from the coding sequence ATGAATAGTGTTATAGCAACAAATAGCATGCGTTTTATTGTGCTTGTTTTTGTTCAAGCCCTTGTTTGCAATCATATTAATTTTTTAGGGGATATTAATCCGTATATTTATATTCTCTTTATTGTCCTCTTTCCAGTTAAAAACAATCGTTTATTATTTGTTTTTTTAGGTTTTCTATTAGGGTTGTCGGTTGATATGTTTTTAGATACAGGGGGTATTCATGCTGCAGCTTCAGTTACTTTGGCTTATGCGAGACCACTGCTTTTAAAGTTTAGTTTTGGTACCGTTTATGAATATCAAAGTATTAAATTTGATATGGTAGATTTTGGTTCAAAACTCACCTATATTGTATTAATAACTCTACTACATCATTTGATTCTTTTTTCTTTAGAAATATTTAGCATTTCGAAAATACTTTTAATACTTCAAAAAACGTTATTTTCAAGTATTTTTACTATTTTATTATGCGTTTTGCTAACCATTATTTTTAGTCGAAAAACTAAATGA
- the mreC gene encoding rod shape-determining protein MreC codes for MQQIINFIIRNKVFLLFLLLFSLSLFFTIQTHSFHKSKFVNSANFLTGGIYNSINNINSYFSLKKQNTILSEENNRLKAIVSNIEIKTDSTFKDGFVIDSTYQFTAANVLKNSYSLSNNVLLLDKGKKDSINEDFGVVSSKGIIGIVDNTSNRFSTVISILNTTSKISAQLKKTNHYGSLVWNSKSPEFVQLIDVAKIAPVKVGDTIVTSGRSSIFPKGILIGTVHDFHLDIAENFYEINIKLFNDMTSLEHVYIIENKDISEITNLLNAANE; via the coding sequence ATGCAACAGATTATTAATTTTATAATAAGAAACAAAGTTTTTTTGTTGTTCTTGTTGCTTTTTTCTTTATCGCTTTTCTTTACTATTCAAACACATTCTTTTCATAAAAGTAAGTTTGTAAATTCGGCTAATTTTTTAACTGGAGGCATTTATAACTCGATAAATAATATTAATAGTTATTTTAGTTTAAAAAAACAAAATACGATCTTATCAGAAGAAAATAATAGATTAAAAGCGATTGTTTCTAATATTGAAATTAAAACTGATTCAACTTTTAAAGACGGATTTGTAATAGATAGTACGTACCAATTTACAGCTGCCAATGTTTTAAAAAATAGTTATTCGTTGTCTAATAATGTGTTGCTGCTCGATAAAGGGAAAAAGGATAGTATTAACGAAGATTTTGGTGTAGTTTCATCAAAAGGAATTATTGGGATTGTTGATAATACAAGTAATCGGTTTTCAACAGTAATTTCCATATTAAATACAACTAGTAAAATAAGTGCACAATTAAAAAAAACAAATCATTATGGGTCATTGGTATGGAATAGTAAATCGCCAGAGTTTGTTCAATTAATTGATGTAGCTAAAATTGCTCCAGTAAAAGTAGGAGATACTATTGTTACTTCTGGTCGTTCGTCTATTTTCCCAAAAGGTATTTTAATTGGAACAGTTCATGATTTTCATTTAGATATAGCTGAAAATTTCTATGAAATTAACATTAAGCTTTTTAATGACATGACAAGTTTAGAACACGTTTATATTATTGAAAATAAGGATATCTCAGAAATTACCAACTTGTTAAATGCTGCTAATGAATAG
- a CDS encoding rod shape-determining protein, translating to MGFFDFLTEEIAIDLGTANTLIIHNDKVVVDAPSIVARDRISGKITAVGQEASLMQGKTHENIKTIRPLKDGVIADFDASEQMISMFIKNIPALKKRFFTPALRMVVCIPSGITEVEMRAVKESCERVNGKEVYLIHEPMAAAIGIGVDIMQPKGNMVVDIGGGTTEIAVIALGGIVCDKSVKIAGDVFTNDIVYYMRTQHNLYVGERTSEKIKIQIGAATEDLELPPEDMSVQGRDLLTGKPKQVQISYREIAKALDKSILRIEDAVMETLSQTPPELAADIYNTGIYLAGGGSMLRGLDKRLSQKTDLPVYIAEDPLRAVVRGTGITLKSLAKYKSVLIK from the coding sequence ATGGGCTTTTTCGACTTCCTAACCGAAGAAATTGCAATAGATTTAGGTACTGCAAATACTCTTATAATTCATAATGATAAAGTGGTAGTTGACGCTCCTTCCATAGTGGCACGAGATAGAATTTCAGGTAAAATTACAGCTGTAGGTCAAGAAGCCAGTTTAATGCAAGGTAAAACGCATGAGAATATAAAAACAATCCGTCCATTAAAAGATGGTGTGATTGCAGATTTTGATGCTTCGGAGCAGATGATAAGTATGTTTATTAAAAATATACCTGCTTTAAAAAAGCGATTTTTTACTCCTGCGTTGCGTATGGTAGTTTGTATTCCTTCTGGTATTACTGAGGTAGAAATGCGTGCGGTAAAAGAATCTTGTGAACGTGTTAATGGTAAAGAGGTTTATTTGATTCATGAACCTATGGCGGCAGCTATTGGTATTGGAGTAGATATTATGCAACCTAAAGGAAATATGGTGGTGGACATAGGTGGTGGGACTACTGAAATTGCTGTTATTGCATTGGGTGGTATTGTTTGTGACAAATCCGTTAAAATTGCGGGAGATGTTTTTACAAATGATATTGTTTACTACATGAGAACACAACACAATTTGTATGTTGGAGAACGCACCTCTGAAAAAATAAAAATTCAAATAGGTGCAGCTACTGAAGATTTGGAATTACCTCCAGAAGACATGAGTGTTCAAGGACGTGATTTGCTTACAGGTAAACCAAAACAGGTCCAAATTTCTTATCGAGAAATAGCCAAGGCACTTGATAAATCTATTTTGCGTATTGAAGATGCGGTTATGGAAACCTTATCACAAACACCTCCTGAATTAGCGGCCGATATTTATAATACGGGTATATATTTAGCAGGTGGAGGTTCTATGTTACGGGGGTTGGATAAACGTTTGTCTCAAAAAACAGATCTTCCAGTTTATATTGCAGAAGATCCTTTGCGTGCCGTAGTAAGAGGTACAGGTATTACACTTAAAAGTTTAGCTAAATACAAAAGTGTATTGATAAAATAG
- a CDS encoding tetratricopeptide repeat-containing sensor histidine kinase has translation MKINLITNIKIKLLLILISLFSNSLLLSQEQIKNELFHLEIKEKLNKNTSHTYFRDAVQFFIEKNWDSTLVASMKHLNTTKDSDLKDYAHYFRGFSFREKKLYEEAQNEFLKINANCNFYNLVILRLGQVNLELYQFKKAITYYEKLINLPDNQYKYIKKSIVYENLGLCHHHLGEFEAAEPYLIAYVKLVEQKKDSIGLIKAYGNIANLYYEQYKDDLAISYFEKAYNISKKINDLESKEFGAFNMAVVEENRNNYKKALQYRKESEKWKDSLNDQNKIWEVAQLEKQFAIKEKQKEVILLQAENKAKAIERNGLLYSVLTLLILLGVSLYFYKEKIKTNKIIIAQKENLDNLNATKDKLFSIVSHDLRSSVNALKTSNTKLLENLESKNLNALSILLQNNSAIVNGAYNLLDNLLHWALLQTKQSYFEITSLRLFFIIEQVAYNYKPIMIENNITFENNVLKNDVVFADQESLKIILRNLLDNAIKFSNSNGKIKIYTQNTNAEFYKLIIEDTGIGMNETTRLELLKEAIFLSKKNDSNIIGTGLGLQLCKSMIAKNKGKLSIESTLNQGTKMIIYLPKTM, from the coding sequence ATGAAAATTAATTTGATTACAAATATTAAAATTAAGTTGTTATTAATTTTAATATCCTTGTTTTCTAATTCTCTACTTTTATCTCAAGAGCAGATAAAAAACGAGTTATTTCACCTTGAAATAAAAGAAAAATTAAACAAAAACACATCACACACCTATTTCAGAGATGCTGTACAATTTTTCATTGAAAAAAATTGGGATTCTACATTGGTAGCTTCCATGAAACATTTAAATACCACTAAGGATAGTGATTTAAAAGATTATGCCCATTATTTTAGAGGCTTTAGCTTTAGAGAAAAAAAATTATATGAAGAAGCTCAAAATGAGTTTTTAAAAATAAATGCAAACTGCAATTTTTACAACTTAGTAATCCTTCGTTTAGGACAGGTAAATTTAGAACTTTACCAATTTAAAAAAGCAATTACTTACTACGAAAAATTAATAAATTTACCTGACAACCAATACAAATACATAAAAAAAAGTATCGTTTACGAGAATTTAGGTCTGTGCCACCATCATTTAGGAGAATTTGAAGCTGCAGAGCCATACTTGATTGCCTATGTAAAATTAGTAGAACAGAAAAAGGATTCCATAGGATTAATTAAAGCATATGGCAACATTGCCAATCTGTACTACGAGCAGTACAAAGACGATTTAGCCATTTCTTATTTTGAAAAAGCTTACAACATTTCTAAAAAAATTAACGACTTAGAATCAAAAGAATTTGGGGCATTTAATATGGCTGTAGTTGAAGAAAATCGCAATAATTATAAAAAAGCACTCCAATATAGAAAAGAGTCTGAAAAATGGAAGGACTCTTTGAACGATCAGAATAAAATCTGGGAAGTTGCTCAGCTTGAAAAACAGTTTGCAATAAAAGAAAAACAAAAGGAAGTTATTTTGTTACAAGCAGAAAACAAAGCCAAAGCCATAGAGAGAAATGGATTACTGTATTCAGTATTAACCTTATTAATACTGTTAGGTGTATCGCTATACTTTTACAAAGAAAAGATAAAAACCAATAAAATAATTATTGCTCAAAAAGAAAATTTAGATAACTTGAATGCCACAAAAGACAAACTTTTTTCTATTGTAAGTCATGATTTGCGTTCTTCCGTAAATGCATTAAAGACAAGCAACACTAAGTTACTGGAGAATTTAGAATCCAAAAACTTAAATGCATTAAGCATATTACTACAAAACAACAGCGCAATCGTTAATGGAGCCTATAATTTATTAGATAATCTATTACATTGGGCATTGCTACAAACAAAGCAATCATATTTCGAAATTACATCTTTACGCCTATTTTTTATTATTGAGCAAGTAGCCTACAATTATAAACCTATAATGATAGAAAATAATATAACATTTGAAAACAACGTTTTAAAAAACGATGTTGTTTTTGCTGACCAGGAATCTTTAAAAATCATTTTAAGAAACTTATTAGATAATGCTATAAAATTTTCAAATTCCAATGGGAAAATTAAAATTTACACACAAAATACGAACGCTGAATTCTATAAGTTAATTATTGAAGACACAGGAATAGGCATGAACGAGACTACCCGTTTAGAACTACTTAAAGAAGCTATTTTTCTTTCTAAAAAAAATGATAGTAATATTATTGGAACCGGATTAGGCTTGCAATTATGCAAATCAATGATAGCAAAAAATAAAGGAAAATTATCAATAGAAAGTACGTTAAATCAAGGTACAAAAATGATTATATATTTACCCAAAACAATGTAA
- a CDS encoding LytR/AlgR family response regulator transcription factor produces MDNVNVLIVEDTLAESNALKKVLQTNNYNITGVATTFKNALDLFYNNSVDIVILDIFLNGNPDGISFAETISMNPNTSKPFVFLTSSTDRKIFERAKLTQPFSYLMKPFNELEILYALEIAVEKFYAQPDVFLSEEENTIISNEYLFIKKGKSLKKVLVKDIIYIEVEEKYCNIITENEKFVILISLTKILKLLDASCFCRTHRNYIVNTEKITEIIPADNLIILSGDHKATLSETYKDFTKKIRTLK; encoded by the coding sequence ATGGACAATGTTAATGTACTAATAGTTGAAGATACTTTAGCAGAAAGTAATGCACTAAAAAAAGTACTTCAAACTAATAATTATAATATCACTGGTGTTGCTACAACTTTTAAAAATGCATTAGATTTATTTTACAACAACTCGGTTGATATTGTTATTTTAGATATTTTTTTAAATGGCAACCCTGATGGTATTTCTTTTGCAGAAACCATAAGTATGAACCCAAACACTTCAAAACCATTTGTTTTTTTAACCAGTTCTACAGACAGAAAAATATTTGAACGAGCAAAATTAACACAGCCATTTAGCTATTTAATGAAACCGTTTAATGAGTTAGAAATTTTATACGCTTTAGAAATAGCTGTAGAAAAATTTTATGCCCAACCTGATGTGTTTTTAAGTGAGGAAGAAAATACCATTATAAGTAACGAATACTTGTTTATAAAAAAAGGCAAATCCTTAAAAAAAGTACTTGTAAAAGATATTATTTATATAGAAGTAGAAGAAAAGTATTGTAATATCATTACTGAAAACGAAAAATTCGTCATTCTAATATCGCTTACAAAAATCCTGAAATTATTAGATGCTTCATGTTTTTGCAGAACTCACAGAAACTACATTGTGAACACTGAAAAAATAACAGAAATCATCCCTGCAGACAACCTTATTATACTTTCTGGGGATCATAAAGCAACGTTAAGCGAAACTTATAAAGATTTCACAAAGAAAATACGCACTCTTAAATAA